One genomic region from Anabaena sp. PCC 7108 encodes:
- a CDS encoding helix-turn-helix transcriptional regulator, which produces MSVRENNRRYPKPELSGYQLAIPYPADATRKTGTGAIANPQIPVATKRFRKAKNLPFTEQPLFINNNYEMTATSAPIISATQAYLKQPDWNKYSDGKLYFSKEFGKGRYIEFYILHQQAHQPQYILDGAEHQILEKYGVMAARLHAVFATYATQQKEPWKQPFILRGSELIKTLQIYKSKKLSKSQKLKAIADLAMVVGTLGAVIQWYEGDLNLSIKERCLLWMVSVQEYSQPNLFQEPEDLLEVIIRVQPGLWTYNFLNAEGEKAKTALYQCGFMPKQVFDLDTHKHKLAFELALYIIQNNRAHKNGTYTIHNLLSNILPGSQIEKAVSDYRYGWRLREDLEEAFLLLKDKVNMTIEFDDQTYPMWLRPLWAIPDEIAHLSPQERNQKLLGKKKLPDNYIQNILLPAKLNFKLPPSQINNKESVKNQKNTKSNQAGVKIQNPVDVVINNSSVAKTSLASNGKVTVTSITVINKITGSLVKEMRTAKKISQRDFANAVGMSQSWVRDIETKGKDAPIPEKYTAIIKEILNFR; this is translated from the coding sequence GTGTCAGTAAGAGAGAATAATAGAAGATATCCAAAACCTGAATTATCAGGTTATCAATTAGCAATACCTTACCCAGCAGATGCTACACGCAAAACTGGAACTGGCGCTATTGCTAATCCACAAATACCAGTAGCTACTAAACGATTTAGGAAAGCTAAAAACCTTCCTTTCACAGAACAACCGCTATTTATAAACAACAACTACGAGATGACAGCAACAAGTGCGCCAATTATTAGTGCTACCCAAGCATACCTTAAACAACCTGATTGGAATAAATATAGTGATGGCAAGCTTTACTTCTCAAAAGAATTTGGTAAAGGTCGTTATATCGAGTTCTACATACTTCACCAACAAGCACATCAACCACAATATATCTTGGATGGTGCGGAACACCAAATCCTGGAAAAGTACGGTGTAATGGCTGCTAGATTACACGCAGTATTTGCTACTTATGCTACACAACAAAAAGAACCTTGGAAACAGCCTTTTATCCTGCGTGGTTCAGAATTAATTAAGACGCTGCAAATATATAAAAGTAAAAAACTCAGTAAATCACAAAAACTCAAAGCTATAGCAGATTTGGCTATGGTAGTTGGTACTTTAGGAGCGGTAATTCAATGGTACGAAGGCGATTTAAATCTTAGTATTAAAGAACGTTGTTTACTGTGGATGGTAAGTGTACAGGAATATAGTCAACCGAATTTATTTCAAGAACCAGAAGATTTATTAGAAGTTATCATTCGTGTACAGCCTGGACTTTGGACTTATAATTTTCTCAATGCTGAAGGAGAAAAAGCAAAAACTGCACTCTATCAATGTGGGTTTATGCCTAAGCAAGTCTTTGATTTAGATACACATAAACATAAACTAGCTTTTGAACTTGCTTTATATATTATTCAAAATAATCGCGCTCATAAAAATGGTACTTACACAATTCATAATTTATTGAGTAATATCTTACCAGGTTCTCAAATTGAAAAAGCAGTCAGTGATTATCGGTATGGTTGGCGATTGAGAGAAGATTTAGAAGAAGCTTTTCTGCTATTAAAAGATAAAGTTAATATGACGATTGAGTTTGATGATCAAACCTACCCAATGTGGTTAAGACCTTTGTGGGCAATACCAGATGAAATAGCTCATTTATCACCTCAAGAAAGAAATCAAAAGTTACTAGGAAAAAAAAAGTTACCAGATAATTATATTCAAAATATTTTATTACCTGCTAAGTTAAATTTTAAGTTACCACCTTCACAGATAAATAATAAGGAATCAGTAAAAAATCAAAAAAATACAAAATCTAATCAAGCTGGTGTAAAAATACAAAATCCGGTTGATGTTGTCATAAATAATTCTAGCGTAGCTAAAACTTCATTAGCAAGTAATGGTAAAGTAACAGTTACTTCCATAACTGTTATCAATAAAATAACTGGCAGCTTGGTTAAAGAAATGAGAACAGCTAAAAAAATAAGTCAAAGAGACTTTGCTAATGCTGTAGGTATGAGTCAAAGCTGGGTCAGGGATATTGAGACTAAGGGTAAGGATGCACCTATTCCTGAAAAGTATACTGCTATAATTAAAGAGATTTTAAATTTTAGATAA
- a CDS encoding DUF6753 family protein, with protein MNTSVEASLDTTLAGQSDHFKQKVLDVVRRSGINPKDPLFLVLSSLGKFEVLMEDIPGKLNTVVEGWTTEIDDKLDKASSVAIVQQKSAIAKAASTLLSKTEQKKSRPVFSPLIAAALVLSGVFGVVMLAGNIIFIWKGRGLTEPVRLTVEEQETLNWAKSKDGEFARQIMKWNDFDLSVCRAKKAQLKGRCMIWVVNNDERQRYLDQLNQK; from the coding sequence ATGAACACCTCTGTAGAAGCTTCTTTAGATACAACATTAGCAGGACAATCAGATCATTTTAAACAAAAAGTTCTCGATGTAGTGAGACGTTCTGGTATCAATCCTAAAGACCCATTGTTTTTGGTATTAAGTTCCCTGGGTAAATTTGAGGTCTTAATGGAAGACATTCCCGGTAAACTTAATACAGTAGTCGAAGGTTGGACAACAGAAATAGATGACAAACTCGATAAAGCATCAAGTGTAGCCATTGTTCAACAAAAAAGTGCGATCGCTAAAGCAGCATCAACCTTGTTGAGTAAAACTGAGCAAAAAAAATCTAGACCCGTCTTTAGTCCTTTAATAGCCGCTGCCCTGGTATTATCTGGTGTGTTTGGTGTCGTTATGCTGGCTGGTAATATAATTTTTATTTGGAAAGGTAGAGGGTTAACAGAACCAGTTCGCTTGACTGTAGAAGAACAAGAAACTTTGAATTGGGCTAAGTCAAAAGACGGAGAATTTGCTCGTCAAATTATGAAATGGAACGATTTTGACCTGAGTGTTTGTCGAGCCAAAAAAGCTCAATTGAAAGGCAGATGTATGATTTGGGTTGTGAATAATGACGAGCGACAACGTTATCTAGATCAATTAAATCAAAAATAA
- a CDS encoding response regulator transcription factor: MIKTVIIDDHELSRYGINVLLTAAHDIEICGEAETASEGLKLIKTYTPHIALVNLHLQDDSGIEVVKQIKQVSSITKIVIFNAQAMEDSVREAFAAGTDSYCTRTIAKEKLAEAIYVTHKGGNWLDSAIAKILIQNLQPQSVVVTPSLKIKRVCRQYSLSSRELEILQMIAIGDRNNQIANKLFLSVGTVRSHVHRILTKLDCQNRAQAATKAIVEGLIDSAEMDQISLTA; the protein is encoded by the coding sequence ATGATAAAAACAGTAATTATCGATGACCATGAGTTGAGTAGATATGGTATCAATGTGTTACTTACGGCTGCTCATGATATCGAGATTTGTGGGGAAGCTGAAACAGCATCAGAAGGACTCAAACTAATAAAAACTTATACTCCACACATAGCTCTTGTTAATCTGCATCTTCAAGATGATAGTGGTATTGAAGTCGTAAAACAAATTAAGCAAGTATCATCAATCACTAAAATAGTGATTTTTAATGCTCAAGCTATGGAAGACTCTGTTAGAGAAGCTTTCGCAGCAGGTACAGATTCATATTGCACAAGGACGATAGCTAAAGAAAAGTTAGCAGAAGCTATTTATGTGACACACAAAGGAGGAAATTGGTTAGATTCTGCGATCGCTAAAATATTAATTCAAAATTTGCAACCTCAATCAGTAGTTGTGACTCCCAGCTTGAAAATAAAACGAGTTTGTCGGCAATATTCGCTTAGTTCTAGGGAATTGGAGATTTTGCAAATGATTGCTATTGGTGATAGAAACAATCAAATTGCCAATAAACTTTTTTTGAGTGTGGGTACTGTGAGGTCTCATGTCCATCGTATTCTAACTAAACTCGATTGTCAAAACCGCGCTCAAGCTGCTACGAAAGCAATTGTAGAGGGACTGATAGATAGTGCTGAAATGGATCAAATCAGTTTAACGGCTTGA
- a CDS encoding AAA family ATPase — translation MTRKRKKITVNENVNENEQNQSNEDTTQNRQVTTNTETVENKTDPTGRIVIITGDKGGVGKSTFARGLLHLYINKQLKYLAYDSDHRNAQLYRHYDSAQPGVKLLDIFTRGGADDLLIDLEKELPPLVLVDLPAQSGLFFENFEKDLGVFDAVKGLGYRVTMVSVLSRVKDSVNILRILHKYCGDRVDYVVVKNLFHGEADKFERYDSSDTRTKLLDAGAVEIKMPDLFFKPYDYIDEKNLTFSEVLEDKQANIVIKSRVSAWLKEFEQSVLNANELLGIKENAVITDQAA, via the coding sequence ATGACTAGAAAAAGGAAAAAAATCACCGTGAATGAAAATGTGAATGAAAATGAACAGAATCAATCAAATGAAGATACTACACAAAATCGACAGGTAACAACAAATACTGAAACAGTAGAAAATAAAACTGATCCAACAGGAAGAATAGTAATTATCACAGGGGATAAAGGAGGTGTAGGTAAATCCACATTTGCAAGGGGATTGCTACATTTATATATCAACAAACAGTTAAAGTATTTAGCTTATGACTCAGATCATCGCAATGCCCAATTGTATAGACACTACGACTCAGCACAACCTGGAGTCAAGCTACTTGATATTTTTACAAGAGGTGGAGCAGATGACTTACTAATAGACTTAGAAAAAGAACTTCCCCCATTGGTATTAGTAGATTTACCAGCCCAGTCAGGTCTGTTTTTTGAGAATTTTGAGAAAGACTTGGGTGTATTTGATGCCGTCAAAGGCTTAGGATACAGAGTCACAATGGTGAGTGTACTATCTAGGGTAAAAGACTCAGTGAATATATTACGAATTCTTCACAAATACTGTGGCGATCGCGTTGATTATGTAGTTGTAAAAAATCTATTTCACGGTGAAGCTGATAAGTTTGAACGCTACGACAGTTCTGATACTCGCACTAAACTTTTAGATGCTGGTGCAGTAGAAATTAAAATGCCTGATTTGTTTTTCAAACCCTATGACTATATTGATGAAAAGAACTTGACTTTTAGTGAAGTTTTAGAAGATAAACAAGCCAACATTGTCATTAAATCTCGTGTTTCAGCTTGGTTGAAAGAATTTGAGCAAAGCGTGTTGAATGCTAATGAATTATTGGGGATAAAAGAAAATGCAGTCATCACAGATCAAGCCGCATAG
- a CDS encoding helix-turn-helix transcriptional regulator, translated as MQKRHKRLVELIEHLLKEGWTQTTLSVEIGVDFSTVYRWLKGKAIPETDSKNFLRLAKLSGGDSETLQQYLEGYISLSTYLQNFDLDKNSLNTVTTSNKYPVEQIKKEVMARIYTLDPVDIADIINTSVKFLAESSKPAIRA; from the coding sequence ATGCAAAAACGTCATAAACGATTAGTCGAGTTAATTGAACATTTATTAAAAGAAGGCTGGACTCAAACAACTTTATCTGTAGAAATCGGTGTTGATTTTTCAACTGTATATAGATGGTTGAAAGGTAAAGCCATTCCCGAAACTGACTCTAAAAATTTCTTGCGTTTAGCAAAATTGAGTGGTGGTGATAGTGAAACTCTGCAACAATACTTAGAAGGTTATATATCTCTATCTACTTACCTTCAAAATTTTGATTTGGACAAAAACTCATTAAATACTGTTACAACCAGCAATAAATATCCTGTTGAACAAATTAAGAAGGAAGTCATGGCACGAATTTATACCCTAGATCCAGTAGATATTGCTGATATAATCAACACAAGTGTAAAATTTTTAGCAGAAAGTAGCAAACCAGCTATAAGAGCATAA